In Oryzias melastigma strain HK-1 linkage group LG16, ASM292280v2, whole genome shotgun sequence, a single genomic region encodes these proteins:
- the gapdhs gene encoding glyceraldehyde-3-phosphate dehydrogenase 2, whose product MADLHVGINGFGRIGRLVLRACLQKGIKVVAINDPFIDLQYMVYMFKYDSTHGRYHGEVSHEDGKLIVDGNAISVFQSMKPAEIPWGSAGAKYVVESTGVFLSVEKASLHIQGGAQRVVVSAPSPDAPMFVMGVNEDKYDPSSMTIVSNASCTTNCLAPLAKVIHDNFGIEEALMTTVHAYTATQKTVDGPSAKAWRDGRGAHANIIPASTGAAKAVGKVIPALNGKLTGMAFRVPVADVSVVDLTCRLSKPASYGEIKEAVKKAAHGPMKGVLGYTEDQVVSSDFIGDTHSSIFDAGAGISLNDNFVKLISWYDNEYGYSNRVADLLLYMHSKE is encoded by the exons ATGGCAGACCTCCATGTTGGAATCAATGG cttTGGCCGCATTGGCCGCCTGGTCCTGAGGGCCTGCCTCCAGAAAGGCATCAAAGTTGTGGCCATCAACGACCCCTTCATTGACCTGCAGTACATG GTCTATATGTTCAAATATGATTCCACTCATGGACGTTACCACGGAGAAGTGTCCCACGAGGACGGCAAGCTGATCGTCGATGGGAACGCCATCTCTGTCTTCCAAAG CATGAAGCCAGCTGAGATCCCCTGGGGCAGCGCTGGAGCCAAATACGTAGTGGAGTCCACTGGAGTGTTTCTCAGTGTGGAAAAGGCTTCA CTTCACATCCAGGGTGGGGCACAGCGCGTGGTCGTGTCTGCCCCCTCACCCGACGCTCCAATGTTTGTCATGGGAGTCAACGAAGACAAATACGACCCCTCCAGCATGACCATCGTCAG CAATGCTTCCTGTACCACTAACTGCCTGGCCCCCCTGGCTAAAGTCATTCACGATAACTTTGGCATTGAGGAGGCCCTCATG ACTACAGTCCATGCGTACACAGCCACTCAGAAGACAGTGGACGGTCCCAGCGCCAAGGCCTGGCGTGATGGACGTGGTGCGCACGCAAACATCATTCCAGCTTCCACTGGTGCTGCCAAAGCAGTGGGCAAAGTCATCCCTGCTCTCAACGG AAAGCTGACAGGTATGGCGTTCAGGGTGCCAGTGGCTGATGTGTCTGTGGTGGATCTAACATGCCGCCTGTCCAAGCCCGCATCTTATGGTGAGATTAAGGAGGCCGTTAAGAAGGCTGCGCATGGACCCATGAAGGGTGTGCTGGGATACACTGAAGACCAG GTGGTGTCCTCTGATTTCATTGGTGACACTCACTCTTCCATCTTTGATGCTGGAGCAGGCATCTCTCTTAACGACAACTTCGTCAAGCTCATTTCCTG GTATGACAATGAGTATGGCTACAGCAACCGCGTGGCTGACCTGCTGCTGTACATGCACTCCAAGGAGTAG
- the LOC112143936 gene encoding macrophage mannose receptor 1, translating into MEKKSSPGLILCYFLASVLHLEAKLEVIVYLQKTGQSWDDARQDCQQNHVDMATWNTVNLDDVAEWLEENDYSAVWIGLHQDSQDFGWRWINVRTGVGLTGDDVTQSENWSNTLDVGELLLGKCGALLSNSKKWDNKVCSSDLPYICFDDNLLLITENKTWEDALNHCRSLSTSSLKYDLLSLSTLQSQGYIRDRIYKATTDQVWVGLRFLGDNWFWSDGSTVSEQDMLSKCPAQWKFCGAVSKNGTDEWMTRDCSERRNFICASTEVEN; encoded by the exons atggagaaaaagagCAGCCCAGGACTCATTCTCTGTTATTTTCTGGCATCTGTGCTCCACTTGGAAGCAAAATTAGAAGTAATAGTTTACTTACAGAAAACTGGACAGAGCTGGGACGATGCAAGGCAAGACTGCCAACAGAATCACGTTGATATGGCTACCTGGAACACTGTAAATCTGGACGACGTCGCTGAGTGGCTTGAAGAAAACGATTATTCTGCTGTCTGGATAGGTCTACATCAAGATTCTCAGGATTTTGGTTGGAGGTGGATTAATGTAAG aacTGGTGTAGGTCTCACAGGTGATGATGTCACACAGAGTGAAAACTGGTCAAACACGCTGGATGTTGGAGAGCTGCTTCTTGGAAAGTGCGGCGCTTTACTTTCGAACTCTAAAAAATGGGACAATAAAGTGTGTTCCTCAGACCTTCCTTATATCTGTTTTGACGATAATCTGCTGTTGATAACTGAGAACAAAACTTGGGAGGATGCTCTGAACCACTGCAGGAGCTTGTCAACATCATCTTTAAAGTATGACCTCCTGAGTTTGTCGACGTTGCAAAGTCAGGGCTACATCAGAGACAGGATCTACAAAGCCACCACCGATCAG GTTTGGGTAGGTCTACGTTTCTTGGGAGACAATTGGTTTTGGTCGGATGGCAGCACAGTCAGCGAACAGGACATGCTGTCAAAGTGCCCGGCCCAGTGGAAATTCTGCGGGGCTGTCTCCAAAAACGGCACAGACGAATGGATGACCAGGGACTGCTCTGAGAGAAGAAATTTCATCTGTGCTAGCACTGAAGTAGAGAACTGA
- the tmem147 gene encoding transmembrane protein 147, translating to MTLFHFGNCFALAYFPYFITYKCSGLSEYNAFWRCVQAGATYLFVQLCKMLFLATFFPTWEGGAGVYDFVGEFMKATVDLADLLGLHLVMSRNAGKGEYKIMVAAMGWATAELVMSRCLPLWVGARGIEFDWKYIQMSFDSNISLVHYITMAAAVWMFTRYDLPKSFRLPVTVLVALCVYKAFLMELFVHVFLLGSWTVLLVKAVLTGAISLASLFLFVNLVHSI from the exons ATGACACTTTTTCACTTTGGAAACTGCTTTGCCTTGGCCTACTTTCCATACTTTATAACATACAAATGCAGTGGCCT CTCAGAGTATAACGCCTTCTGGAGATGCGTCCAAGCTGGTGCAACTTACTTGTTTGTCCAACTCTGCAAA ATGCTTTTTCTTGCTACATTTTTTCCTACTTGGGAAGGAGGAGCAGGAGTTTATGACTTTGTCGGG GAGTTCATGAAGGCAACAGTCGACCTGGCAGACTTGTTGGGTCTCCATCTGGTAATGTCCCGCAATGCCGGAAAAGGAGAGTACAAGATCATGGTGGCTGCCATGGGCTGGGCAACGGCAGAACTTGTGATGTCAAG GTGTCTTCCACTTTGGGTCGGAGCCAgagggattgagtttgactggAAGTACATCCAGATGAGTTTTGACTCTAACATAAGTTTG GTCCATTACATTACCATGGCAGCTGCAGTGTGGATGTTTACACGCTATGATCTTCCAAAGAGCTTCCGGCTGCCTGTCACGGTGCTGGTGGCTCTATGTGTCTACAAGGCCTTTTTAATGGA GTTGTTCGTCCACGTTTTCCTGCTGGGCAGCTGGACGGTGCTGCTGGTGAAGGCCGTGCTGACGGGTGCCATCTCTCTCGCCTCGCTGTTCCTCTTCGTCAATCTGGTTCACAGCATCTAA